One window of the Ictidomys tridecemlineatus isolate mIctTri1 chromosome 11, mIctTri1.hap1, whole genome shotgun sequence genome contains the following:
- the Rptn gene encoding repetin has product MAELLNSILNVIKVFQTYAKENCTSLSKKELKQLLLTEFGDILQRPNDPKTVENILTLLDQDLDGQVDFQEYLLLVFQLVQACHRKLGKKSCGHRTSQQEEGQEVTQDAGRTHRQKHEGERQNPFHHQSERQSQDAQHNQSERKDRDFHHGPTERQGQDFSYDQSEKQNRDSHHGQSEGQDRDSYHGQSDQYERQGQDSDCGQALSHESSSGLPKEQEYIFACNLSEKPVQYSHYSQSERHEQQSNKQGQSSHYGQTDRQGQGSHYGQTDRQSQGTHYGQTDRQGQSSHYGQTDRQEQSSHYGQTDRQGQGTQYGQTDRQGQSSHYGQTDRQGQSSHYGQTDRQGQGTHHGQTDRQGQSSHYGQTDRQGQGSHHGQTDRQGQSSHYGQTDRQGQGTHHGQTDRQGQSSHYGQTDRQGQGTQYGQTDRQGQSSHYGQTDRQGQGSHHGQTDRQGQSSHYGQTDRQGQGTHYGQTDRQGQSSHYGQTDRQGQGTHHGQTDRQGQSSHYGQTDRQGQGTHHGQTDRQGQSSHYGQTGRQGQGSHYGQTDRQGQSSHYGQTDRQGQGTHYGQTDRQGQSSHYGQTDRQGQGTHHGQTDRQGQSSHYGQTDRQGQGSHHGQTDRQGQSSHYGQTDRQGQGTHHGQTDRQGQSSHHGQTDRQSQGTHHGQTDRQGQSSHYGQTDRQGQGTHHGQTDRQGQGSHYGQTNRQGQGSHCGQSQTGEAEILGQNRCSQGTQGTGRSSDGEQSGKSGRGTQQTPGQEAKQSQRQELQPREEQKQNLQPWKPEADSQHHQHKLLGQIQQERPLCHEGQSGRSEQSHRQAQTRQRQDGEQSHRAEEQRHQHWDRHSREGQEGPCEAQDGRSHEEEKHHQTEDRRTSADKQNRQKQNRPTHKEDHHHQQQDKQNHEKTDRYKGSPGQQSQGPQPRFPNREKFHMNEEDHSQSSQGGRFHPAQSHGRLQKSEQGGGHPTKTANVPNPFYAYVQELKRHNY; this is encoded by the exons atggctgaACTCCTGAACAGCATACTCAATGTGATCAAAGTTTTCCAGACGTATGCCAAAGAGAACTGCACTTCACTATCCAAGAAGGAGTTGAAACAGCTGCTCTTAACTGAATTTGGAGACATCCTCCAG AGACCAAATGACCCAAAGACTGTGGAAAACATACTGACCCTCTTAGACCAAGACTTAGATGGACAGGTTGATTTTCAAGAATACCTCTTGTTGGTGTTCCAGTTGGTCCAAGCCTGCCACCGAAAGCTAGGTAAGAAGTCATGTGGACACAGAACCTCCCAGCAGGAAGAGGGGCAGGAAGTAACCCAAGACGCGGGCAGAACACACAGGCAGAAGcatgagggagagagacagaacCCCTTCCACCATCAGTCTGAGAGACAAAGTCAGGATGCCCAACACAATCAATCTGAGAGAAAAGATAGGGATTTCCATCATGGTCCAACTGAGAGACAGGGCCAGGACTTCAGCTATGATCAGTCAGAGAAACAAAATAGGGATTCACACCACGGTCAGTCAGAGGGACAAGACAGGGATTCCTATCATGGCCAATCAGATCAATATGAAAGACAAGGTCAAGATTCTGACTGTGGTCAAGCACTGAGTCATGAGTCTAGCTCTGGCCTGCCAAAAGAGCAAGAATACATTTTTGCTTGCAATCTATCTGAGAAACCAGTTCAATATTCTCACTACAGTCAGTCTGAAAGGCATGAACAACAATCAA ACAAACAAGGACAGAGTTCCCACTAtggtcagacagacagacagggtcAGGGTTCCCACTAtggtcagacagacagacagagtcAGGGTACCCACTAtggtcagacagacagacaaggaCAGAGTTCGCACTAtggtcagacagacagacagg aaCAGAGTTCCCACTAtggtcagacagacagacagggtcAGGGTACCCAGTAtggtcagacagacagacaaggaCAGAGTTCCCACTAtggtcagacagacagacagggacAGAGTTCCCACTAtggtcagacagacagacagggtcAGGGTACCCACCAtggtcagacagacagacaaggaCAGAGTTCCCACTAtggtcagacagacagacagggtcAGGGTTCTCACCAtggtcagacagacagacagggacAGAGTTCCCACTAtggtcagacagacagacagggtcAGGGTACCCACCAtggtcagacagacagacaaggaCAGAGTTCCCACTAtggtcagacagacagacagggtcAGGGTACCCAGTAtggtcagacagacagacaaggaCAGAGTTCGCACTAtggtcagacagacagacagggtcAGGGTTCTCACCAtggtcagacagacagacagggacAGAGTTCCCACTAtggtcagacagacagacagggtcAGGGTACCCACTAtggtcagacagacagacaaggaCAGAGTTCCCACTAtggtcagacagacagacagggtcAGGGTACCCACCAtggtcagacagacagacagggacAGAGTTCCCACTAtggtcagacagacagacagggtcAGGGTACCCACCAtggtcagacagacagacaaggaCAGAGTTCCCACTATGGTCAGACAGGCAGACAGGGTCAGGGTTCCCACTAtggtcagacagacagacaaggaCAGAGTTCCCACTAtggtcagacagacagacagggtcAGGGTACCCACTAtggtcagacagacagacagggacAGAGTTCTCACTAtggtcagacagacagacagggtcAGGGTACCCACCAtggtcagacagacagacaaggaCAGAGTTCCCACTAtggtcagacagacagacagggtcAGGGTTCCCACCAtggtcagacagacagacagggacAGAGTTCCCACTAtggtcagacagacagacagggtcAGGGTACCCACCAtggtcagacagacagacaaggaCAGAGTTCCCACCATGGTCAGACAGACAGGCAGAGTCAGGGTACCCACCAtggtcagacagacagacagggacAGAGTTCTCACTAtggtcagacagacagacagggtcAGGGTACCCACCAtgggcagacagacagacagggacAGGGTTCCCACTATGGACAGACAAACAGACAGGGTCAGGGTTCCCACTGTGGTCAGTCACAGACTGGGGAAGCTGAAATACTAGGACAAAATAGATGCTCCCAAGGGACCCAGGGAACAGGAAGAAGCTCAGATGGTGAACAGTCAGGAAAGTCGGGGAGAGGCACTCAGCAGACTCCAGGACAGGAAGCGAAGCAAAGCCAGAGACAGGAGCTCCAGCCCAGGGAGGAGCAAAAGCAGAACCTGCAGccttggaagcctgaggcagacAGCCAACACCATCAACACAAACTCCTAGGGCAAATCCAGCAAGAAAGGCCGCTTTGTCATGAAGGGCAATCAGGCAGGAGTGAGCAGAGCCACAGGCAGGCCCAGACCAGGCAACGCCAGGACGGGGAGCAGAGCCACAGAGCAGAGGAACAGCGCCATCAACACTGGGATCGACACAGCCGGGAGGGTCAGGAGGGCCCATGTGAGGCCCAGGATGGAAGAAGCCACGAAGAGGAAAAGCACCATCAGACAGAGGACAGACGGACCTCTGCAGACAAACAGAACCGCCAGAAACAAAATAGACCAACTCACAAAGAggatcaccaccaccaacaacaggATAAACAGAACCATGAGAAGACAGACAGGTACAAGGGGTCCCCAGGTCAACAATCCCAAGGACCCCAGCCAAGGTTTCCCAACAGAGAGAAATTCCACATGAACGAGGAGGACCACAGCCAAAGCTCCCAAGGGGGACGATTCCATCCAGCCCAAAGCCATGGAAGGCTCCAGAAAAGTGAACAGGGTGGAGGTCACCCCACCAAGACTGCTAATGTCCCCAACCCCTTCTACGCCTACGTTCAAGAGCTGAAACGACACAACTACTAG